From the Pseudomonas putida genome, one window contains:
- the pepP gene encoding Xaa-Pro aminopeptidase, with the protein MSHIPKAEYARRRKALMAQMVPNSIAILPAAAVAIRNRDVEHVYRQDSDFQYLSGFPEPEAVIALIPGREHGEYVLFCRERNPEREQWDGLRAGQEGAVRDFGADDAFPITDIDEILPGLIEGRERVYSAMGSNAEFDRRLMDWINVIRSKARLGAQPPNEFVALDHLLHDMRLYKSAAEVKVMRAAAEISARAHVRAMQACRAGLHEYSLEAELDYEFRKGGAKMPAYGSIVAAGRNGCILHYQQNDAPLKDGDLVLIDAGCEIDCYASDITRTFPVSGRFSPEQKAIYELVLKAQAAAFAEIAPGKHWNHAHEATVRVITEGLVELGLLKGEVQALIDSEAYRAFYMHRAGHWLGMDVHDVGEYKVGGEWRVLEPGMALTVEPGIYIAADNESVAKKWRGIGIRIEDDVVVTRQGCDILTSGVPRTVAEIEALMQAARKDAA; encoded by the coding sequence ATGAGCCACATACCCAAGGCCGAGTATGCCCGTCGGCGCAAGGCGCTGATGGCGCAGATGGTCCCCAACAGCATTGCCATCCTGCCGGCTGCCGCGGTTGCCATCCGCAACCGCGATGTCGAGCACGTGTACCGTCAGGACAGCGATTTCCAGTACCTCAGCGGCTTCCCCGAGCCAGAGGCGGTGATCGCACTGATACCTGGCCGCGAGCATGGCGAATACGTGCTGTTCTGCCGTGAGCGCAACCCGGAGCGTGAGCAATGGGACGGGCTGCGAGCCGGCCAGGAAGGCGCAGTCCGTGACTTTGGCGCGGACGATGCCTTCCCGATCACCGACATCGACGAGATCCTGCCGGGCCTGATCGAAGGCCGCGAACGGGTCTACAGCGCCATGGGCAGCAACGCTGAGTTCGACCGCCGCTTGATGGACTGGATCAACGTGATCCGCTCCAAGGCGCGCCTCGGTGCTCAGCCGCCGAACGAGTTCGTTGCGCTGGATCACCTGTTGCACGACATGCGCCTGTATAAATCGGCAGCGGAAGTGAAGGTGATGCGTGCCGCCGCCGAGATCTCTGCGCGCGCCCACGTGCGGGCCATGCAGGCCTGCCGCGCAGGGTTGCACGAGTACAGCCTGGAAGCCGAACTGGACTACGAATTCCGCAAGGGTGGGGCGAAGATGCCTGCCTACGGCTCGATCGTCGCCGCCGGGCGCAATGGCTGCATCCTGCACTATCAGCAGAACGATGCCCCGCTCAAGGACGGTGACCTGGTGCTGATCGATGCCGGTTGCGAGATCGACTGCTACGCCAGCGATATCACCCGTACCTTCCCGGTCAGCGGGCGCTTTTCGCCCGAGCAGAAGGCCATCTACGAGCTGGTGCTCAAGGCCCAGGCCGCCGCCTTTGCCGAGATCGCCCCGGGCAAGCACTGGAACCACGCCCACGAGGCGACCGTGCGAGTCATCACCGAAGGCCTGGTGGAACTCGGCTTGCTCAAGGGTGAGGTGCAGGCGCTGATCGACAGCGAGGCCTACCGGGCCTTCTACATGCACCGTGCCGGGCACTGGCTGGGCATGGATGTGCACGATGTCGGTGAATACAAGGTCGGTGGCGAGTGGCGGGTGCTGGAGCCCGGCATGGCGCTGACAGTAGAGCCGGGTATCTACATCGCCGCCGACAACGAGTCGGTCGCGAAGAAGTGGCGCGGCATCGGCATCAGGATCGAGGACGACGTGGTAGTGACCAGGCAAGGCTGTGACATTCTGACCTCGGGCGTGCCCCGCACGGTCGCCGAGATCGAGGCGCTGATGCAGGCTGCACGTAAGGACGCGGCATGA
- a CDS encoding YecA family protein: MPNTQSPYVAFAMLLSSNGHPVTPAELHGLLIGRSCAGAGFDAEAWLADAAQLLETEPGDTVRNALIGLQEMVKGELNSEDMAIVLLLPSDDAALADRAEALGQWCQGFITGFGLNAGGKDLSTEAKEVLQDLVAISQVQEALEESEDGESDYMEVMEYLRVAPLLLYTELAAPAAPAPKPSLH, translated from the coding sequence ATGCCTAATACTCAATCGCCTTACGTTGCTTTTGCCATGCTTCTCTCGAGCAATGGCCATCCTGTCACCCCTGCCGAGCTGCACGGCCTGCTGATCGGGCGCAGCTGCGCCGGTGCCGGCTTCGATGCCGAGGCCTGGTTGGCCGACGCCGCCCAGCTACTGGAAACCGAACCCGGCGACACCGTGCGCAATGCCCTGATCGGCCTGCAAGAGATGGTCAAGGGCGAGCTGAACAGCGAAGACATGGCCATCGTCCTGCTGCTGCCGAGCGACGATGCCGCACTGGCCGACCGCGCCGAGGCGCTGGGCCAGTGGTGCCAGGGCTTCATCACCGGCTTTGGCCTGAACGCCGGTGGCAAGGACCTGTCTACCGAAGCCAAGGAAGTGCTGCAGGACCTGGTGGCCATTTCCCAGGTTCAGGAAGCACTCGAAGAATCCGAAGACGGCGAGAGCGACTACATGGAAGTCATGGAGTACCTGCGCGTCGCACCGCTGCTGCTGTACACGGAGCTGGCGGCGCCTGCCGCACCTGCACCAAAACCTTCGCTGCACTGA
- a CDS encoding TIGR02449 family protein yields the protein MSRFELLIERVEQLKRQNALLVAQEKSWREERAHLIEKNEIAKRKVESMILRLKALEQDS from the coding sequence ATGAGCCGATTCGAGTTGCTGATTGAACGCGTCGAGCAACTAAAACGGCAAAATGCACTCCTAGTAGCTCAGGAAAAATCCTGGCGCGAGGAGCGCGCCCACCTCATCGAAAAGAACGAGATCGCCAAGCGCAAGGTCGAGTCGATGATTTTACGCCTGAAGGCCCTGGAGCAAGACTCATGA
- a CDS encoding cell division protein ZapA has protein sequence MSSSNSVTVQILDKEYSIICPPEERNNLVSAARYLDGKMREIRSSGKVIGADRIAVMAALNITHEMLHRQEERSDAPVSSANREQVRDLLERVDQALSDDAGTKNG, from the coding sequence ATGAGTTCAAGCAATAGCGTCACCGTGCAGATCCTCGACAAGGAGTATTCGATCATCTGCCCTCCGGAAGAGCGCAACAACCTGGTCAGCGCCGCGCGCTACCTGGACGGCAAGATGCGCGAGATCCGCAGCAGCGGCAAGGTGATCGGTGCCGACCGCATTGCGGTCATGGCGGCGTTGAACATCACTCACGAGATGCTGCACCGCCAGGAGGAACGCAGTGACGCGCCGGTGAGTAGCGCCAACCGTGAACAGGTGCGTGACCTGCTGGAACGGGTCGATCAGGCTTTGTCCGACGATGCGGGTACCAAAAACGGCTGA
- a CDS encoding 5-formyltetrahydrofolate cyclo-ligase produces the protein MTETAPLTRPQLRRLLRNARRALTPAQQHQASRGLYRQLAQHPLFRRARHIALYLPNDGEIDPRLLLREAQRRGKRTYLPVLHAWPRTRMVFQRFEQGEKLKRNRFRIPEPLTDRRRQRPIWSLDLILLPLVGFDEVGGRLGMGGGFYDRSLAYQARRKTWKKPLLLGLAHECQKVERLAQASWDVPLQGTVSDRGWYLAPK, from the coding sequence ATGACTGAAACTGCGCCGCTCACCCGCCCCCAGCTTCGTCGCCTGCTTCGCAATGCCCGCCGCGCCCTTACCCCCGCCCAGCAACACCAGGCTTCACGCGGGCTGTATCGGCAATTGGCACAGCACCCACTGTTTCGCCGTGCCCGACATATCGCCCTGTACCTGCCCAATGACGGTGAAATCGACCCGCGCCTGCTGCTGCGCGAGGCCCAGCGCCGGGGCAAGCGCACCTACCTGCCGGTACTGCATGCCTGGCCACGCACGCGCATGGTGTTCCAGCGTTTCGAACAGGGCGAAAAGCTCAAGCGCAACCGCTTCCGTATTCCCGAGCCGTTGACCGATCGTCGGCGCCAGCGCCCGATCTGGTCGCTGGACCTGATCCTGCTGCCGCTGGTCGGCTTCGATGAAGTCGGCGGGCGATTGGGTATGGGCGGCGGCTTCTACGACCGCAGCCTGGCCTACCAGGCACGCCGCAAGACCTGGAAGAAACCGCTGCTGCTGGGGCTGGCGCATGAATGCCAGAAAGTCGAGCGACTGGCGCAGGCCAGTTGGGATGTACCACTGCAGGGCACGGTCAGCGACCGTGGCTGGTACCTGGCGCCGAAGTAA
- a CDS encoding EVE domain-containing protein: protein MAYWLMKSEPDELSIEGLGRLGEARWDGVRNYQARNFMRAMSVGDEFFFYHSSCPQPGIAGIARITAAAYPDPTALDPESHYFDAKANAEKNPWSAVDVAHVKTFRQVLGLGLLKQQSALAELPLVQKGTRLSVMPVTEEQWAAIIALAR from the coding sequence ATGGCCTATTGGCTGATGAAATCCGAGCCCGACGAGCTCTCGATCGAAGGCCTGGGCCGCCTGGGCGAGGCGCGCTGGGACGGTGTACGAAACTACCAGGCGCGCAATTTCATGCGGGCCATGAGCGTAGGCGACGAGTTCTTTTTCTACCATTCCAGCTGCCCGCAACCGGGCATTGCCGGCATCGCCCGGATTACTGCGGCGGCCTACCCGGACCCGACGGCACTGGACCCGGAAAGCCACTACTTCGACGCCAAGGCCAATGCCGAAAAGAACCCTTGGAGCGCGGTGGACGTGGCCCACGTGAAGACCTTCCGCCAGGTGCTGGGGTTGGGCCTGCTGAAGCAGCAGAGTGCGCTGGCAGAGTTGCCGCTGGTGCAGAAAGGCACGCGGTTGTCGGTGATGCCAGTGACCGAAGAGCAGTGGGCAGCGATCATCGCGCTGGCGCGCTAA
- a CDS encoding flagellar basal body-associated protein FliL, whose translation MKAWILMVLALMLPAAAMAEEAKEGEPKVSYITLSPPFVGNYALDGSPKLRVYKADVALRVTGDAAAAAVKHQEPLIRNQLVALFTQQTVDSMSNVDAKEKLRQEALKQVQQVMESEEGKPIVEDLLFNNLIVQ comes from the coding sequence GTGAAAGCGTGGATCTTGATGGTACTGGCGCTGATGCTGCCAGCGGCGGCCATGGCTGAGGAAGCCAAGGAAGGGGAGCCGAAAGTTTCCTACATCACCCTGAGCCCACCCTTCGTCGGCAACTACGCCCTCGATGGCAGCCCCAAGCTGCGCGTGTACAAGGCCGATGTGGCCCTGCGCGTGACCGGTGATGCCGCGGCGGCTGCGGTCAAGCACCAGGAGCCGCTGATCCGCAACCAGCTAGTGGCACTGTTCACCCAGCAGACGGTGGATAGCATGAGCAACGTCGACGCCAAGGAGAAGCTGCGCCAGGAAGCGTTGAAACAGGTGCAGCAGGTGATGGAATCGGAAGAGGGCAAGCCGATTGTCGAGGATCTGCTGTTCAATAACCTGATTGTGCAGTAA
- a CDS encoding NADPH:quinone oxidoreductase family protein — translation MKAVLCKTLGPARELVLEDVASPVPKKNEILLDVQAAGVNFPDTLIIEGKYQFQPPLPFSPGGEAAGVVAAVGERAGTFKVGDRVMALTGWGAFAEQVAVPFYNVMPIPEHMDFATAAAFGMTYGTSMHALKQRGQLQPGETLLVLGASGSVGLAAVEIGKAMGARVIAAASSAEKLAVAKAAGADELIDYSQASLKEEIKRLTGGQGVDVIYDPVGGELFDQAVRGLAWQGRLLVVGFASGTIPQMAANLVLLKGAAVLGVFWGAFAQRQPEDNAANFRQLFAWHAEGKLKPLVSRTYPLAEAGAAIEQLGQRKAVGKLVVLAR, via the coding sequence ATGAAAGCTGTGTTGTGCAAAACCCTGGGCCCGGCTCGCGAGCTGGTGCTGGAAGACGTGGCCAGCCCGGTGCCGAAGAAGAACGAGATCCTGCTCGATGTGCAGGCTGCCGGGGTCAATTTCCCCGACACGCTGATCATCGAAGGCAAATACCAGTTCCAGCCCCCGCTGCCATTCTCGCCAGGTGGCGAGGCCGCCGGCGTGGTCGCTGCGGTCGGCGAACGGGCCGGCACTTTCAAGGTGGGCGACCGGGTAATGGCCCTGACCGGCTGGGGGGCGTTCGCCGAGCAGGTGGCGGTGCCGTTCTACAACGTGATGCCGATCCCCGAGCACATGGATTTCGCCACCGCCGCGGCGTTCGGCATGACCTATGGCACCTCGATGCATGCCCTCAAGCAGCGCGGCCAGTTGCAGCCCGGCGAAACCCTGCTGGTGCTCGGTGCATCCGGTAGTGTTGGCCTGGCAGCGGTGGAAATCGGCAAGGCCATGGGCGCAAGAGTGATCGCCGCAGCCAGCAGCGCCGAGAAACTCGCCGTTGCCAAGGCTGCCGGCGCTGACGAACTGATCGACTACAGCCAGGCCAGCCTCAAGGAGGAAATCAAGCGCCTGACCGGCGGCCAGGGCGTGGATGTGATCTACGACCCGGTGGGCGGCGAGCTGTTCGACCAAGCCGTGCGCGGGCTGGCGTGGCAGGGCCGGCTGCTGGTGGTGGGGTTTGCCAGCGGGACGATTCCGCAGATGGCGGCGAACCTGGTGCTGCTCAAGGGGGCGGCGGTACTTGGGGTGTTCTGGGGGGCGTTTGCCCAGCGCCAACCTGAGGACAATGCGGCGAACTTCCGGCAATTGTTTGCCTGGCATGCCGAGGGCAAGTTGAAACCGTTGGTGTCGAGGACTTATCCACTGGCTGAAGCGGGGGCCGCAATTGAGCAGTTGGGGCAGCGCAAGGCTGTGGGTAAGTTGGTGGTGCTGGCCAGATAA
- a CDS encoding gamma-glutamylcyclotransferase, translating to MSALESLSWEVAYPPTLDFGQQLTREQLLNSMQMTMSRHEGGPVWLFAYGSLIWRPECNSVERQRARVHGYHRGLYLWSHEHRGTPETPGLVFGLDRGGSCSGFAYRLEDSNLDDSLMALWQREMPYPAYRPHWLSCRLGDGSKVQALGFVLERHLPCYAGNLPDTLLSQILASAKGRYGTTRDYVEQTLNALRSHQMPDRNLEARFRRCHNLREV from the coding sequence ATGTCGGCACTTGAAAGTTTGTCCTGGGAAGTTGCATACCCTCCGACGCTCGACTTCGGTCAGCAACTGACCCGTGAGCAATTGCTCAATTCCATGCAAATGACCATGTCGCGCCATGAAGGTGGCCCTGTCTGGTTGTTTGCCTATGGCTCGTTGATCTGGCGCCCGGAATGCAATTCGGTGGAGCGCCAACGGGCGCGAGTGCATGGTTATCACCGTGGGTTGTACCTGTGGTCGCACGAGCACCGGGGTACCCCGGAAACGCCAGGCCTGGTGTTCGGCCTTGATCGCGGCGGCTCCTGCAGCGGTTTTGCCTACCGACTTGAAGACAGCAACCTCGATGATTCGCTGATGGCGCTGTGGCAGCGGGAAATGCCTTATCCGGCGTATCGGCCGCACTGGCTCAGCTGTCGGTTGGGCGATGGCAGCAAGGTGCAAGCGTTGGGGTTCGTGCTGGAACGGCATCTGCCGTGCTATGCGGGCAACCTGCCAGATACCTTGCTCAGCCAGATTCTGGCCAGTGCCAAGGGGCGCTATGGCACCACGCGGGACTATGTCGAGCAGACATTGAATGCGCTGCGCAGCCATCAGATGCCGGATCGCAACCTCGAGGCACGGTTCAGGCGTTGCCATAACCTGCGAGAGGTATGA
- a CDS encoding CDP-6-deoxy-delta-3,4-glucoseen reductase produces the protein MQVTLQPSGAVLALEPGERILDGARRLGYDCPNSCRNGNCHVCAALLVEGSVRQDGVVRDHGELFTCIAEPLEDCVLLWDGVLALGELPVRKLACSVSECVEVGGDVWRVRLRAPAGKPPRYHAGQYLMIEREGGKPAAFSLASAPHSGRDLELHVLGREASALQLLAQLQRDRVARIEMPFGDTHLAELPDGPLVLIAAGTGMGQMHSLVEHCRAQGFKHPVHLYWGVRRPEDFYSIEHWAEWERLPNLFLHKVVSDMCGWEGRCGMLHEAVCEDVKDLNTVHVYASGSPNMVYATLDALVEAGMDAHRMRADVFAYAPRG, from the coding sequence ATGCAGGTAACGTTGCAGCCGTCCGGGGCGGTGCTGGCGCTCGAACCCGGGGAAAGGATCCTGGATGGAGCGCGGCGGCTGGGCTATGACTGCCCGAACAGCTGCCGCAATGGCAATTGCCATGTCTGCGCCGCGTTGTTGGTCGAAGGAAGCGTGCGTCAGGACGGAGTAGTCCGTGACCATGGCGAGTTGTTCACCTGCATTGCCGAACCGCTGGAGGACTGTGTGTTGCTCTGGGATGGTGTGCTTGCCCTGGGCGAGCTGCCAGTGCGCAAGCTGGCGTGCAGCGTGAGCGAATGCGTCGAGGTCGGTGGCGACGTCTGGCGCGTACGCCTGCGCGCGCCGGCCGGCAAGCCGCCGCGTTACCATGCCGGGCAGTACCTGATGATCGAGCGCGAGGGCGGCAAGCCGGCGGCCTTCTCGCTGGCCTCTGCGCCGCATTCCGGGCGGGACCTTGAACTGCATGTGCTTGGCCGTGAAGCCAGCGCGCTGCAGTTGCTGGCGCAGCTGCAGCGTGACCGCGTGGCGCGTATCGAAATGCCGTTCGGCGATACCCACCTGGCCGAGTTGCCCGACGGGCCGCTGGTGCTGATTGCTGCTGGCACCGGCATGGGCCAGATGCACAGCCTGGTCGAACATTGCCGCGCCCAGGGCTTCAAGCATCCGGTGCACCTGTACTGGGGTGTCCGTCGCCCGGAGGACTTCTACAGCATCGAGCACTGGGCTGAATGGGAGCGCTTGCCCAACTTGTTCCTGCACAAGGTGGTCAGCGACATGTGTGGCTGGGAAGGGCGTTGCGGCATGCTGCATGAAGCGGTGTGCGAGGACGTGAAAGACCTCAATACCGTGCATGTGTATGCCAGCGGCTCGCCGAACATGGTCTACGCCACCCTCGACGCCCTGGTCGAGGCCGGCATGGATGCGCACCGCATGCGCGCCGATGTGTTTGCCTACGCGCCACGCGGTTAA
- the ubiD gene encoding 4-hydroxy-3-polyprenylbenzoate decarboxylase: MQYRDLRDFIRGLEQRGELKRIQVPISPVLEMTEVCDRTLRAKGPALLFEKPTGFDIPVLGNLFGTPERVAMGMGAESVDELREIGKLLAFLKEPEPPKGLKDAWSKLPIFKKVVSMAPKVVKDAVCQEVVIEGDDVDLGQLPIQHCWPGDVAPLITWGLTVTRGPNKDRQNLGIYRQQVIGRNKVIMRWLSHRGGALDYREWCEKNPGQPFPVAVALGADPATILGAVTPVPDTLSEYAFAGLLRGNRTELVKCRGSNLQVPATAEIILEGVIHPGEMAPEGPYGDHTGYYNEVDSFPVFTVERITHRQKPIYHSTYTGRPPDEPAILGVALNEVFVPILQKQFPEIVDFYLPPEGCSYRMAVVTMKKQYPGHAKRVMLGVWSFLRQFMYTKFVIVTDDDINARDWNDVIWAITTRMDPKRDTVMIDNTPIDYLDFASPVSGLGSKMGLDATHKWPGETTREWGRVIVKDEAVTRRIDELWDQLGID, from the coding sequence ATGCAGTATCGCGATTTGCGCGACTTCATCCGTGGCCTGGAGCAGCGCGGTGAACTCAAGCGCATCCAGGTTCCGATTTCCCCTGTCCTGGAAATGACCGAGGTCTGCGACCGCACCCTGCGCGCCAAGGGTCCGGCGTTGTTGTTCGAAAAGCCTACCGGCTTCGACATCCCGGTACTGGGCAACCTGTTCGGCACGCCAGAGCGCGTGGCCATGGGCATGGGCGCCGAGTCGGTCGACGAACTGCGCGAGATCGGCAAGCTGCTGGCCTTCCTCAAGGAGCCCGAGCCGCCGAAAGGCCTGAAGGACGCCTGGTCCAAGCTGCCCATCTTCAAGAAGGTCGTGTCGATGGCGCCGAAGGTGGTCAAGGACGCGGTGTGCCAGGAAGTGGTCATCGAGGGTGACGATGTCGACCTCGGCCAGCTGCCGATCCAGCACTGCTGGCCAGGTGACGTGGCGCCGCTGATCACCTGGGGCCTGACCGTGACCCGTGGCCCGAACAAGGATCGCCAGAACCTGGGCATCTACCGCCAGCAGGTAATCGGCCGCAACAAGGTGATCATGCGCTGGCTGAGCCACCGTGGCGGCGCCCTGGATTATCGTGAGTGGTGCGAAAAGAACCCAGGCCAGCCGTTCCCGGTTGCCGTGGCGCTGGGCGCTGACCCGGCCACCATCCTTGGCGCCGTGACGCCAGTGCCGGATACCCTTTCCGAATACGCTTTCGCCGGCCTGCTGCGCGGCAACCGCACCGAGCTGGTCAAGTGCCGTGGCAGCAACCTGCAGGTGCCGGCCACCGCCGAGATCATCCTCGAAGGCGTGATTCATCCGGGCGAAATGGCCCCGGAAGGCCCGTATGGCGATCACACCGGCTACTACAACGAAGTGGACAGCTTCCCGGTGTTCACCGTCGAGCGCATCACTCACCGGCAGAAGCCGATCTACCACAGCACCTACACGGGCCGGCCGCCGGATGAACCGGCGATCCTGGGTGTGGCGCTGAACGAAGTGTTCGTGCCGATCCTGCAGAAGCAGTTCCCGGAAATCGTCGACTTCTACCTGCCGCCGGAAGGCTGCTCGTACCGCATGGCGGTGGTGACCATGAAAAAGCAGTACCCAGGCCACGCCAAGCGCGTGATGCTGGGTGTGTGGTCGTTCCTGCGACAGTTCATGTACACCAAGTTCGTTATTGTCACCGATGACGATATCAATGCCCGCGACTGGAACGATGTGATCTGGGCCATCACCACGCGCATGGACCCCAAGCGTGATACGGTGATGATCGACAACACGCCGATCGACTACCTGGACTTCGCGTCGCCGGTATCGGGGCTGGGGTCGAAGATGGGCCTGGACGCCACGCACAAGTGGCCGGGCGAGACTACACGCGAATGGGGCCGGGTCATCGTCAAGGACGAGGCCGTCACCCGCCGTATCGATGAGCTGTGGGATCAGTTGGGAATAGATTGA